One Paracidovorax avenae ATCC 19860 genomic region harbors:
- a CDS encoding DUF4124 domain-containing protein, which translates to MKLHRLLVLACACSWALGASAQWQWIDKDGRKVFSDRPPPTDVPAKNILKQPGGAPPPPRPQAANAAADAPGAPASASAAAAPRLPASDPELQQRKAQADAAEAARKKADEERQAKARTENCQRARQQQAMLSSGQLVSQVNAQGERAFMDDATRAAEMRRAEAAIASDCAR; encoded by the coding sequence ATGAAACTCCACCGGCTTCTCGTGCTCGCCTGCGCCTGCTCCTGGGCGCTGGGGGCTTCGGCGCAATGGCAATGGATCGACAAGGACGGGCGCAAGGTATTCAGCGACCGACCGCCACCGACCGACGTGCCCGCAAAGAACATCCTGAAGCAGCCGGGGGGCGCCCCGCCGCCTCCCCGCCCGCAGGCGGCCAATGCCGCTGCCGACGCGCCCGGCGCACCGGCATCTGCCTCCGCAGCAGCGGCGCCGCGGCTGCCGGCCTCCGACCCGGAGCTGCAGCAGCGCAAAGCACAGGCGGACGCCGCCGAGGCCGCTCGCAAGAAGGCCGACGAGGAACGCCAGGCCAAGGCCCGCACAGAGAACTGCCAGCGCGCGCGCCAGCAGCAGGCCATGCTGTCGTCGGGCCAGCTCGTGAGCCAGGTGAACGCCCAGGGCGAGCGCGCCTTCATGGACGACGCGACCCGCGCCGCGGAGATGCGCCGTGCGGAAGCGGCAATCGCCTCCGACTGCGCGCGTTGA
- a CDS encoding type II toxin-antitoxin system Phd/YefM family antitoxin: MQTVGIYEAKTRFSALIEAVEQGEEVRITRHGKEVVRMLPVRRRPVITDEQIARELGQIDALHASIRAATQDTAAPALRRSGRSTAA, encoded by the coding sequence ATGCAGACCGTCGGCATCTACGAAGCCAAGACCCGCTTTTCCGCGCTCATCGAGGCGGTGGAGCAGGGCGAGGAGGTGCGCATCACCCGCCATGGCAAGGAGGTGGTGCGCATGCTGCCGGTGCGGCGCCGGCCGGTGATCACCGACGAGCAGATCGCGCGCGAGCTGGGGCAGATCGATGCGCTGCATGCCAGCATCCGTGCAGCGACCCAGGACACGGCGGCGCCGGCCCTGCGCCGCAGCGGACGGAGCACCGCCGCATGA
- a CDS encoding type II toxin-antitoxin system RatA family toxin, giving the protein MKNVNKSVLIWYSPEEMFALVTDVAKYPEFLPWCDSARVLEQDEHGMTAEVGIAFSGLRKSFVTRNQHEPGRRVQMRLVKGPFSQLDGDWRFHPVGDGSQRACKVELQLNYGFDNIALAALVGPVFDRIAGSMVDAFIQRAEQVYG; this is encoded by the coding sequence ATGAAAAACGTCAACAAGTCCGTCCTGATCTGGTACAGCCCCGAAGAGATGTTCGCCCTCGTCACCGACGTGGCGAAGTACCCGGAATTCCTGCCCTGGTGCGACAGCGCGCGGGTGCTGGAACAGGACGAGCACGGCATGACCGCCGAGGTGGGCATCGCCTTCAGCGGCCTGCGCAAGTCCTTCGTCACGCGCAACCAGCACGAGCCCGGGCGGCGCGTGCAGATGCGGCTCGTGAAAGGGCCTTTCTCGCAGCTCGACGGCGACTGGCGCTTCCATCCCGTGGGCGATGGCAGCCAGCGCGCCTGCAAGGTGGAGCTGCAGCTCAACTACGGTTTCGACAATATCGCGCTGGCCGCGCTGGTGGGCCCGGTGTTCGACCGCATCGCGGGCAGCATGGTGGATGCGTTCATCCAGCGCGCGGAGCAGGTCTATGGCTGA
- a CDS encoding helix-turn-helix transcriptional regulator, with protein MEYTFTLKYQLADEDRGIDALVERLGEAGCDDALVGIGQPGRLALEFTREAADAGEAVRSALADVRAAVPSARLIEVAPDLVGLTDVAEIVGVSRQNMRKLMLAHPGSFPAPVHEGSTSIWHLADVLAWLQDRGGYALAENVLDVARVAMQANVVKERLRLPKAAAKELDALVG; from the coding sequence ATGGAATACACCTTCACCCTGAAGTACCAACTGGCTGACGAGGACCGCGGCATCGATGCGCTGGTCGAGCGCTTGGGCGAGGCCGGCTGCGACGATGCGCTGGTCGGCATTGGGCAGCCGGGGCGCCTGGCGCTGGAGTTCACGCGCGAGGCGGCCGATGCCGGCGAGGCGGTGCGTAGCGCGTTGGCCGATGTGCGCGCCGCGGTGCCTTCAGCGCGGCTGATCGAGGTGGCTCCGGACCTAGTGGGGTTGACCGACGTGGCCGAGATCGTGGGCGTGTCGCGGCAGAACATGCGCAAGCTGATGCTTGCGCATCCTGGAAGCTTCCCGGCCCCGGTGCATGAGGGCAGCACGTCGATCTGGCATCTGGCCGACGTGCTGGCTTGGCTGCAGGATCGCGGAGGTTATGCGCTGGCGGAGAATGTGCTGGACGTGGCGCGTGTGGCAATGCAGGCAAATGTGGTGAAGGAGCGTCTGCGACTGCCGAAGGCAGCAGCGAAGGAACTGGATGCCTTGGTGGGATGA
- a CDS encoding AAA family ATPase, producing MKLQAYRLQNYRRLRDVVIELDDEISIFVGANNSGKTSAVQGLYSMLRGDAKKFEIFDFSAALWAEIDAIGVSNPGDEEAPKKLPCILLDLWFRVDEDDLATAMPLLPSTEWDGKCVGIRVAFEPRDDHELVGRFHDLHQKANNAAIAMAAKRKAAGSSGADVETGHGVEGSAEVSEYKPWPESLTKYLTKELSKEYTFRYYVLDERAFDGCLPVDANYEPLPLGKEPGGAAILKSLVKVDFLRAQRHLDDPDAGSSDRAESLSRRLSRFYHRNLEKRGDDHAALEALDTSERELNFHLKEVFSDTLKRLAKLGYPGVNNPEIVIRAALDPTTVMGQNAKVHYMVPGAATAHLPDSYNGLGFKNLVYMVVELLDLHEQWKADEDKRAPLHLLFIEEPEAHLHAQIQQVFIRNVLRLLEDANDHSTFFHTQLVITTHSPHILYERGFSSIRYFRRVSDQLDHQTNVRNLSLFKTSDTDAPGREFLQRYLKLTHCDLFFSDAVILVEGNVERLLLPAMIELAAKRLRSSALTILEVGGAFAHRFQELIAFIGLTTLVVTDLDSVIVKADDENAAAQTIGAGDTVDDDDDLKPFEVEDDDATQPSGKKKSKKRGSTCHAHVDGAVTSNQTLISWIPRKRSVAELWEVTAEQKTLSLAEGSSAAVRVAYQTKVSVTVGSVTAQLCGRTLEEAFGLENADWCQAEANRAVGLKLKCAPNSPEELAEKLHDRVVGKNFDKTRFALEVLASGPLNGWKVPTYIAEGLAWLEAKVAHELEADAAIASEVATIEPNAAGTISVIAGAEQTA from the coding sequence GTGAAGCTACAGGCCTATCGGCTACAAAACTATCGCAGGCTGCGTGACGTCGTCATCGAACTCGATGATGAGATATCTATCTTTGTCGGCGCCAACAACAGCGGGAAGACGTCTGCTGTCCAAGGGCTGTATTCGATGCTCCGTGGCGATGCCAAGAAATTCGAAATCTTTGATTTTAGTGCGGCGCTATGGGCTGAAATCGACGCAATCGGAGTGTCGAACCCAGGGGATGAGGAGGCGCCAAAGAAGTTGCCATGCATCCTCTTGGATCTTTGGTTCCGCGTCGATGAAGATGATCTCGCCACTGCGATGCCGCTGCTTCCGAGTACTGAGTGGGACGGCAAGTGTGTTGGAATCCGTGTGGCGTTCGAGCCTCGTGATGATCACGAGCTAGTCGGTCGGTTCCATGATTTGCATCAGAAGGCTAACAACGCGGCGATTGCGATGGCTGCCAAACGTAAAGCCGCTGGTTCCTCTGGAGCCGACGTGGAGACAGGTCATGGGGTCGAGGGATCGGCAGAGGTCAGCGAATACAAGCCTTGGCCGGAAAGCCTGACGAAGTACCTCACAAAAGAACTTAGCAAGGAGTACACCTTTCGTTACTACGTACTTGATGAGCGGGCCTTCGACGGTTGTCTGCCCGTAGACGCCAACTACGAGCCACTCCCCTTAGGAAAAGAGCCCGGCGGCGCGGCCATTCTCAAGTCGCTAGTCAAGGTGGACTTTCTACGGGCGCAGCGGCACCTTGATGATCCGGATGCTGGCAGTTCCGACCGCGCCGAAAGCCTTTCGCGGCGCCTAAGTCGGTTCTACCACCGTAATCTTGAGAAGCGTGGCGACGACCACGCTGCTCTCGAAGCACTTGATACCTCGGAGAGGGAGTTGAACTTCCACCTGAAGGAGGTTTTCAGTGATACTCTCAAGCGCCTAGCTAAGCTCGGTTATCCAGGAGTTAATAACCCCGAGATCGTTATTCGGGCTGCATTGGATCCGACCACTGTCATGGGGCAAAACGCCAAGGTTCACTATATGGTTCCAGGCGCTGCAACCGCTCATCTTCCTGACAGCTATAATGGTCTTGGGTTCAAGAACTTGGTCTACATGGTGGTTGAATTGCTCGATCTGCACGAGCAGTGGAAAGCTGACGAAGACAAGCGGGCTCCGCTACATTTGCTCTTTATTGAAGAGCCTGAAGCCCACTTGCATGCGCAGATTCAGCAGGTATTTATCAGAAATGTTTTGCGTTTGCTTGAGGATGCCAACGACCATTCGACGTTTTTCCATACGCAACTCGTCATCACCACGCATTCCCCGCACATACTTTACGAGCGTGGCTTCTCGTCCATCCGGTACTTCCGCCGCGTCAGCGACCAGTTGGATCATCAAACGAACGTACGAAATCTGTCCCTCTTCAAGACGAGCGATACCGACGCTCCAGGACGCGAGTTCCTGCAACGGTATTTGAAGCTGACACACTGTGACCTATTTTTTTCCGATGCGGTCATCCTGGTGGAAGGCAACGTCGAGCGTTTGCTCTTGCCTGCGATGATTGAGTTGGCTGCCAAGCGCCTGCGTTCCTCTGCCCTGACCATTCTCGAAGTCGGAGGCGCGTTCGCGCACCGCTTCCAGGAACTTATCGCCTTCATTGGGCTCACGACATTGGTCGTGACAGACCTTGACAGTGTGATAGTCAAGGCGGATGACGAGAACGCCGCCGCACAAACCATCGGCGCTGGCGACACCGTGGACGATGACGACGACTTGAAACCATTCGAGGTCGAGGACGACGACGCAACACAACCAAGCGGAAAGAAGAAGTCCAAGAAGCGCGGCAGCACCTGTCACGCGCACGTGGATGGTGCTGTAACGTCCAACCAGACCCTCATCAGCTGGATTCCAAGGAAGCGCTCCGTAGCCGAGCTCTGGGAAGTTACAGCGGAGCAGAAGACGTTGTCGCTGGCAGAAGGGTCCAGTGCAGCGGTCCGCGTGGCCTATCAGACAAAGGTCTCGGTGACGGTGGGTTCGGTGACTGCGCAGCTCTGCGGCCGTACGCTTGAGGAGGCCTTTGGCCTTGAGAACGCCGATTGGTGTCAGGCTGAGGCGAACCGGGCCGTCGGCCTCAAGCTGAAGTGCGCACCGAACAGTCCCGAGGAACTGGCTGAAAAGTTGCATGACAGGGTGGTCGGCAAGAACTTCGACAAGACCCGATTTGCGCTGGAGGTCCTCGCAAGTGGGCCGCTCAATGGCTGGAAGGTTCCCACGTACATCGCCGAAGGTTTGGCCTGGCTTGAGGCGAAAGTGGCCCATGAGCTTGAGGCGGATGCGGCCATCGCCAGCGAGGTTGCGACAATCGAGCCGAATGCGGCCGGTACTATCTCTGTTATTGCTGGCGCGGAGCAGACAGCATGA
- a CDS encoding tyrosine-type recombinase/integrase, which translates to MLTDAALRNLKPKAKPYKASDRDGLYVTVLPSGTVTFRYDYRLNGRRETLTLGRYGAGGISLAMARELLLEARKSVQAGVSPAIEKQRAKRRVTAIKTFGAAMDAWLANARLADSTRAMRKHIIDRDILPVFRHRLLTEIQADDLRALCNKVKERGAPATAVQIRDIVKQVYVYAIAQGEKVENPTDSVSASSIATFTPKDRALSPLEIRLMLQQLESVATYPTIRLALRLVLLTLVRKSELIHATWDEVDFERKTWTIPKARMKGRNPHVVYLSKQALDIFVTLHACAAGSRFVFPSRYDAERCMSNATLNRVTQLIVEEARGKGLPLQPFTVHDLRRTGSTLLNEIGFNRDWIEKCLAHEDGRSSRSVYNKAEYAEQRRHMLQEWANLVGAWEQGQDYVPKLVPRNVVVPGLSAVA; encoded by the coding sequence ATGCTGACCGATGCTGCGCTACGAAATTTGAAGCCCAAGGCCAAGCCCTACAAGGCTTCTGACCGCGATGGGCTTTACGTGACGGTATTGCCGAGTGGTACCGTCACCTTCCGCTACGACTACCGCCTCAATGGCCGCCGCGAGACCTTGACCCTGGGGCGCTATGGCGCTGGCGGTATCTCGCTGGCGATGGCGCGCGAACTGCTGCTGGAGGCGCGCAAATCGGTTCAGGCAGGCGTCTCGCCTGCGATCGAGAAGCAGCGGGCCAAGCGGCGGGTTACCGCCATCAAGACCTTTGGGGCGGCGATGGATGCGTGGCTGGCCAATGCCAGGTTGGCCGACAGCACGCGCGCCATGCGCAAGCACATCATCGACCGGGACATCCTGCCGGTCTTCCGCCACCGCCTGCTGACCGAGATCCAGGCGGATGACCTGCGGGCTCTGTGCAACAAGGTCAAGGAGCGTGGTGCGCCGGCGACCGCGGTCCAGATCCGGGACATCGTCAAGCAGGTCTATGTCTATGCCATCGCCCAGGGCGAGAAGGTAGAGAACCCGACGGATAGCGTCAGCGCTTCATCGATCGCCACCTTCACACCCAAGGACCGCGCTTTGTCGCCGCTGGAGATCAGGCTGATGCTGCAACAACTGGAGTCGGTGGCGACCTATCCGACGATCAGGCTGGCGTTGCGTCTGGTTCTCCTGACGCTGGTTCGCAAGAGCGAACTGATCCATGCCACCTGGGACGAGGTGGATTTCGAGCGGAAGACCTGGACGATTCCCAAGGCGCGGATGAAGGGGCGCAATCCGCACGTGGTCTACCTGTCGAAACAAGCGCTCGACATCTTCGTGACGTTGCATGCGTGCGCGGCGGGTTCGAGGTTCGTTTTCCCGTCCCGATACGATGCGGAGCGCTGCATGTCCAATGCGACGTTGAACCGGGTGACGCAACTCATCGTCGAAGAAGCCAGGGGCAAGGGCCTGCCGTTGCAGCCGTTCACCGTTCATGACCTTCGACGGACAGGCTCGACGCTATTGAACGAAATCGGATTCAACCGCGACTGGATCGAAAAGTGCCTTGCGCACGAGGATGGGCGCTCGTCGCGGTCCGTCTACAACAAGGCCGAGTACGCCGAACAGCGGCGTCACATGCTGCAGGAGTGGGCCAACCTGGTCGGTGCCTGGGAACAGGGACAGGACTACGTTCCGAAGCTAGTCCCGAGGAACGTGGTCGTGCCCGGATTGAGTGCAGTGGCATGA
- a CDS encoding RnfH family protein → MAEAGVVAATTGRVAVTVAWSPGPREVRETVLELPAGATVRDALAACGGPEDGSATCGIWGRPVALDRVLQDGDRVEWYRPLRIDPKKARRERFARQGARATGLFAARRPGAKAGY, encoded by the coding sequence ATGGCTGAGGCAGGCGTCGTGGCCGCCACCACGGGCCGCGTGGCGGTGACCGTCGCGTGGTCACCCGGGCCGCGTGAGGTGCGAGAAACAGTGCTGGAATTGCCTGCCGGCGCCACGGTGCGCGATGCGCTCGCGGCCTGCGGCGGCCCGGAGGATGGATCGGCCACCTGCGGCATCTGGGGCCGCCCCGTGGCGCTGGACCGTGTGCTGCAGGACGGCGACCGCGTGGAGTGGTACCGCCCGTTGCGGATCGATCCCAAGAAGGCGCGGCGCGAGCGCTTCGCGCGCCAGGGGGCCCGGGCCACGGGGCTGTTCGCCGCGCGGCGCCCGGGTGCCAAGGCCGGGTACTGA
- the smpB gene encoding SsrA-binding protein SmpB has translation MAKKPETLSRIADNKKAAFNYFFEERHEAGMVLHGWEVKALREGKVQLTDGYVVIREGELYLIGCQINPLKTASTHVSPDAVRTKKLLLHKDEIKRLIGKVEQKGYTLVPLNLHWTNGRAKCEIALAKGKAEHDKRDTIKEREGKREVERAMKSRHR, from the coding sequence ATGGCCAAGAAACCCGAGACCCTGTCCCGCATCGCCGACAACAAGAAGGCGGCCTTCAACTATTTCTTCGAGGAACGCCACGAGGCGGGCATGGTGCTGCACGGCTGGGAGGTCAAGGCCCTGCGCGAGGGCAAGGTGCAGCTCACCGACGGCTACGTGGTGATCCGCGAAGGCGAGCTCTACCTGATCGGCTGCCAGATCAATCCCCTGAAGACGGCCTCCACCCACGTGAGCCCGGACGCGGTCCGCACCAAGAAGCTGCTGCTGCACAAGGACGAGATCAAGCGCCTGATCGGCAAAGTCGAGCAGAAGGGCTATACGCTGGTGCCGCTGAACCTGCATTGGACCAACGGCCGCGCCAAGTGCGAGATCGCGCTCGCCAAGGGCAAGGCCGAGCACGACAAGCGCGACACCATCAAGGAACGCGAGGGCAAGCGCGAGGTGGAGCGCGCGATGAAGAGCCGCCACCGCTGA
- a CDS encoding type II toxin-antitoxin system VapC family toxin codes for MSTTAFVLDASVTAAWLLPDAASEHTRRLYARIRRDEVEPQAPNLWQWECGNLIASGVHAGRIPAGSVEGLWAVLEAIRHRVELHELAPAQHKAVLDVALDTGLPVYDAAYLWLARSLRLPLATFDTAQAEAATRTGVALLDLSTF; via the coding sequence ATGTCCACCACTGCCTTCGTGCTCGACGCCTCCGTGACCGCCGCCTGGCTGCTGCCCGATGCGGCCAGCGAGCATACGCGGCGCCTCTATGCCCGCATCCGCCGCGACGAGGTCGAGCCGCAGGCACCGAATCTCTGGCAGTGGGAATGCGGCAACCTGATCGCGAGCGGCGTGCATGCCGGCCGCATTCCTGCAGGCTCCGTCGAGGGGCTCTGGGCCGTGCTCGAGGCCATCCGCCACCGGGTGGAGCTGCACGAACTGGCGCCCGCGCAGCACAAGGCCGTGCTCGATGTCGCGCTGGACACCGGCCTGCCGGTCTATGACGCCGCCTATCTCTGGCTCGCGCGCTCGCTGCGCCTGCCGCTGGCCACGTTCGATACCGCCCAGGCCGAGGCCGCAACGCGCACCGGCGTGGCGCTGCTCGACCTGTCCACGTTCTGA
- the guaB gene encoding IMP dehydrogenase: protein MRLLGKALTFDDVLLVPAYSQVLPKDTSLATRLSRNISLNLPLVSAAMDTVTEARLAIAIAQEGGIGIVHKNLTAQEQAAHVAKVKRYESGVVRDPVVITPEHTVLQVLQMSEQLGISGFPVCDAGKVIGIVTGRDLRFETRYDVKVRDIMTPREKLITVKEGATASEAKALLNKHKLERLLVINDAFELKGLITVKDITKQTSFPNAARDSNGRLRVGAAVGVGEGTEERVEALVKAGVDAIVVDTAHGHSKGVIDRVRWVKQNYPQVDVIGGNIATGAAALALVEAGADGVKVGIGPGSICTTRIVAGVGVPQIMAIDSVATALRGTGVPLIADGGIRYSGDIAKALAAGASTVMMGGMFAGTEEAPGEVILFQGRSYKSYRGMGSIGAMQQGSADRYFQESSTGNPNADKLVPEGIEGRVPYKGSMVSIVFQMAGGVRASMGYCGCATIEEMNNKAEFVEITTAGIRESHVHDVQITKEAPNYRAD from the coding sequence ATGCGCCTTCTAGGAAAAGCGCTCACCTTCGACGATGTGTTGCTGGTGCCGGCGTACTCCCAGGTCCTGCCCAAGGACACGTCCCTCGCGACGCGACTCTCCCGCAATATCTCCCTGAACCTTCCCCTCGTGTCCGCCGCCATGGACACCGTCACCGAGGCGCGCCTGGCCATCGCCATCGCGCAGGAGGGCGGCATCGGCATCGTGCACAAGAACCTCACGGCGCAGGAGCAGGCGGCCCACGTCGCCAAGGTCAAGCGCTATGAATCCGGCGTGGTGCGCGACCCCGTCGTCATCACCCCCGAGCACACGGTGCTGCAAGTGCTGCAGATGTCCGAGCAGCTCGGCATCTCGGGCTTCCCCGTGTGCGACGCGGGCAAGGTGATCGGCATCGTCACGGGGCGCGACCTGCGCTTCGAGACCCGCTACGACGTCAAGGTGCGCGACATCATGACGCCGCGCGAGAAGCTCATCACGGTGAAGGAGGGCGCGACCGCCTCCGAGGCCAAGGCGCTGCTCAACAAGCACAAGCTCGAGCGCCTGCTGGTCATCAACGACGCGTTCGAGCTCAAGGGCCTGATCACCGTCAAGGACATCACCAAGCAGACCAGCTTCCCCAACGCGGCGCGCGACAGCAATGGCCGCCTGCGCGTGGGCGCGGCCGTCGGCGTGGGCGAGGGCACCGAGGAGCGTGTCGAGGCACTGGTCAAGGCCGGTGTCGATGCGATCGTGGTGGACACGGCCCACGGCCACAGCAAGGGCGTGATCGACCGCGTGCGCTGGGTCAAGCAGAACTACCCGCAGGTGGACGTGATCGGCGGCAACATCGCCACCGGCGCGGCGGCGCTCGCGCTGGTCGAGGCCGGCGCGGACGGCGTCAAGGTCGGCATCGGCCCCGGCTCCATCTGCACCACCCGCATCGTGGCGGGCGTGGGCGTGCCGCAGATCATGGCCATCGACAGCGTGGCCACGGCCCTGCGCGGCACGGGCGTGCCGCTGATCGCCGACGGCGGCATCCGCTACTCGGGCGACATCGCCAAGGCGCTGGCTGCAGGCGCGAGCACCGTCATGATGGGCGGCATGTTCGCCGGCACCGAAGAGGCGCCCGGCGAGGTCATCCTGTTCCAGGGCCGCAGCTACAAGAGCTACCGCGGCATGGGCTCCATCGGCGCCATGCAGCAGGGCTCGGCCGACCGCTACTTCCAGGAATCCAGCACCGGCAACCCGAACGCCGACAAGCTGGTCCCCGAAGGCATCGAAGGCCGCGTGCCCTATAAGGGCTCCATGGTCTCGATCGTGTTCCAGATGGCCGGCGGCGTGCGCGCTTCCATGGGCTACTGCGGCTGCGCCACCATCGAAGAGATGAACAACAAGGCGGAGTTCGTCGAGATCACCACGGCCGGCATCCGTGAAAGCCACGTGCACGACGTGCAGATCACGAAGGAAGCTCCGAACTACAGAGCGGACTAG
- the guaA gene encoding glutamine-hydrolyzing GMP synthase: MQHQKILILDFGSQVTQLIARRVREAHVYCEVHPCDVSDAWVREYAADGALKGVILSGSHASVYEETTDRAPQAVFELGVPVLGICYGMQTMAQQLGGKVEGGHKREFGYAEVRAHGHTALLKDIADFTTAEGHGMLKVWMSHGDKVAEMPPGFKLMASTPSCPIAGMADEARRFYAVQFHPEVTHTVQGRALLDRFVLGICGVQPDWVMKDHIAEAVESIRAQVGDEEVILGLSGGVDSSVAAALIHRAIGDQLTCVFVDHGLLRLNEGDMVMDMFVGKLHAKVVRVDASELFLRELAGVSDPEQKRKIIGRLFVDVFKAEAAKLTASGASKKEKGATFLAQGTIYPDVIESGGAKSKKAVTIKSHHNVGGLPEQLGLKLLEPLRDLFKDEVRELGVALGLPHEMVYRHPFPGPGLGVRILGEVKKEYADLLRRADAIFIEELRNHVDAETGKTWYDLTSQAFTVFLPVKSVGVMGDGRTYDYVVALRAVQTSDFMTADWAELPYALLKKVSGRIINEVRGINRVTYDVSSKPPATIEWE; the protein is encoded by the coding sequence ATGCAACACCAGAAGATCCTCATCCTCGACTTCGGCTCCCAGGTCACCCAGCTCATCGCGCGCCGCGTGCGCGAAGCCCATGTGTACTGCGAGGTGCATCCCTGCGACGTGAGCGACGCCTGGGTGCGCGAATACGCCGCCGACGGCGCGCTCAAGGGCGTGATCCTCTCGGGCAGCCACGCCAGCGTGTACGAGGAGACCACCGACCGCGCGCCGCAGGCCGTGTTCGAACTGGGCGTGCCCGTGCTGGGCATCTGCTATGGCATGCAGACCATGGCGCAACAGCTCGGCGGCAAGGTCGAGGGCGGCCACAAGCGCGAATTCGGCTATGCGGAAGTGCGCGCCCACGGCCACACCGCGCTGCTGAAGGACATCGCCGACTTCACCACGGCCGAAGGCCACGGCATGCTCAAGGTCTGGATGAGCCACGGCGACAAGGTCGCCGAGATGCCGCCCGGCTTCAAGCTCATGGCCTCTACGCCCAGCTGCCCGATCGCCGGCATGGCCGACGAGGCGCGCCGCTTCTACGCCGTGCAGTTCCACCCCGAGGTGACGCACACCGTGCAGGGCCGGGCGCTGCTCGACCGCTTCGTGCTGGGCATCTGCGGCGTGCAGCCGGACTGGGTCATGAAGGACCACATCGCCGAAGCCGTCGAATCCATCCGCGCCCAGGTGGGGGATGAGGAAGTCATCCTCGGTCTCTCGGGCGGTGTCGATTCCAGCGTGGCCGCCGCACTCATCCACCGCGCCATCGGCGACCAGCTCACCTGCGTGTTCGTGGACCACGGCCTGCTGCGCCTGAACGAAGGCGACATGGTCATGGACATGTTCGTGGGCAAGCTGCACGCCAAGGTCGTGCGCGTGGATGCGAGCGAGCTCTTCCTGCGCGAACTGGCCGGCGTGAGCGACCCGGAGCAGAAACGCAAGATCATCGGCCGGCTGTTCGTGGACGTTTTCAAGGCCGAAGCCGCCAAGCTCACCGCCTCGGGCGCATCGAAGAAGGAGAAGGGCGCCACCTTCCTGGCCCAGGGCACCATCTACCCCGACGTGATCGAATCCGGCGGCGCCAAGAGCAAGAAGGCCGTCACCATCAAGAGCCACCACAACGTCGGCGGCCTGCCGGAGCAACTGGGCCTCAAGCTGCTGGAGCCGCTGCGCGACCTGTTCAAGGACGAAGTGCGCGAACTCGGCGTGGCCCTGGGCCTGCCGCACGAGATGGTCTACCGCCACCCCTTCCCCGGCCCGGGCCTGGGTGTGCGCATCCTGGGCGAAGTGAAGAAGGAATACGCCGACCTGCTGCGCCGCGCCGATGCGATCTTCATCGAGGAACTGCGCAACCACGTGGACGCCGAAACCGGCAAGACCTGGTACGACCTCACCAGCCAGGCCTTCACCGTCTTCCTGCCCGTGAAGAGCGTCGGCGTGATGGGCGATGGCCGCACGTACGACTACGTCGTCGCCCTGCGCGCCGTGCAGACCAGCGATTTCATGACCGCCGACTGGGCCGAGCTGCCGTACGCGCTGCTCAAGAAGGTGTCGGGGCGGATTATCAACGAAGTGCGCGGGATCAACCGGGTGACGTACGACGTGTCGAGCAAGCCGCCGGCGACGATTGAATGGGAGTGA